Proteins found in one Coffea eugenioides isolate CCC68of chromosome 5, Ceug_1.0, whole genome shotgun sequence genomic segment:
- the LOC113771121 gene encoding probable LRR receptor-like serine/threonine-protein kinase At3g47570 gives MESCRRYANTKVLHYVTGGIPEKIGNLHKLEELHLHNNTLSGSIPATIFNISSLKTIQLCQNKFSGTIPLTMSNKLSNLQYFNIYNNFLSGVIPSFISNASRLVTLSLDNNELTGSIPDSLGSLRNLEYLNLAFNKLSSEPSSPELSIFTFLMTWRFLKYLGVDQNPLNGFLPASFSNYSTLEHLNAFSCKIKGNIPVGISNLSSLLVLDFSGNELIGSVPRTMHSLANLQMFYLDSNQVRDVLDIFCGLHSLGLLDLSQNQFFGSIPECLGNMTNLRQIFLDSNRLTSVIPAKLLSMKNLEILNLSSNFISGSLPLEIGNLKATYSLDLSANQLLGIIPTTIGELQALQNLSLAKNNLQGSIPESFSHMVSLEFLDLSHNNLSGVIPKSMEALKSLKECNVSFNRLSGEIPRDGPFRNFTGQLFMNNEGLCGDPRLGVPPCQCNSRKRKVLVISLSVIAAIMIIAIVAILVLRWLKEPKGSGGTELMSVAKYERFSYYDLLHSTDNYSESNLLGEGSFGSVYKGILSDGIVVAIKVFNLQVEGALKSFDRECEVLRSLRHRNLTMVLGSCSNPDFKALVLKYMPNGNLDKWLHFRDHFLDLFQRVNIMIDVACALEYLHYGYDTPVIWLLM, from the exons ATGGAAAGCTGTCGACGGTATGCTAACACAAAAGTACTTCACTATGTTACAGGTGGAATACCTGAAAAGATTGGGAACCTTCACAAATTGGAGGAGCTTCATTTACACAACAATACATTATCGGGTTCCATACCAGCAACAATTTTTAACATCTCATCTCTCAAAACAATTCAACTCTGCCagaacaagttttcaggaactATTCCTTTGACAATGAGTAATAAGCTAAGCAATCTGCAGTATTTTAATATTTACAATAATTTCTTGAGTGGAGTTATACCTAGCTTCATCTCAAATGCTTCTCGGCTAGTTACTTTGTCGCTTGACAATAATGAGCTTACAGGTTCAATCCCCGACTCTTTAGGAAGTTTAAGAAATCTAGAATATCTAAACTTGGCTTTCAACAAGCTGTCAAGTGAACCCTCATCTCCAGAATTAAGCATTTTCACTTTCTTGATGACTTGGAGATTCTTGAAATATCTAGGAGTGGATCAGAATCCTCTAAATGGTTTTCTACCTGCTTCTTTTTCTAACTATTCGACTCTGGAACACTTGAATGCATTCAGTTGTAAAATCAAAGGAAACATCCCAGTCGGAATCAGCAATTTGAGCAGTTTACTAGTTCTAGATTTTTCAGGTAATGAATTGATTGGATCTGTCCCAAGAACTATGCATAGTCTGGCAAATCTTCAGATGTTTTACTTGGACTCCAATCAAGTAAGAGATGTCTTGGACATTTTCTGTGGATTACATAGTTTGGGGTTGTTAGACTTGAGCCAAAATCAATTCTTTGGTAGTATTCCAGAATGCTTAGGAAATATGACAAATTTGAGACAAATTTTTCTAGACTCCAACAGGTTGACTTCCGTGATACCTGCTAAACTATTGAGCATGAAAAATCTCGAAATTCTCAAcctttcatcaaatttcataagTGGATCGTTACCTTTGGAGATTGGGAACCTCAAAGCAACGTACAGTTTGGATCTCTCGGCTAATCAATTGTTAGGCATTATTCCTACTACAATTGGGGAGCTGCAAGCTTTACAGAATCTTTCATTGGCAAAAAATAATTTGCAGGGCTCTATACCAGAATCATTTAGCCATATGGTCAGCTTGGAATTCTTGGACCTTTCACACAATAATCTCTCCGGCGTGATACCCAAGTCAATGGAGGCACTCAAATCTCTCAAGGAATGCAATGTTTCTTTTAATAGATTAAGCGGCGAAATTCCTCGAGACGGTCCCTTCAGAAACTTTACAGGTCAATTGTTCATGAACAACGAAGGACTCTGTGGTGACCCAAGGCTTGGTGTTCCACCATGTCAGTGtaattcaagaaaaagaaaggtaCTTGTCATTAGTCTATCAGTGATTGCAGCAATAATGATAATAGCAATTGTAGCAATATTGGTTCTAAGGTGGTTGAAGGAGCCAAAGGGTTCAGGTGGAACAGAGTTGATGTCAGTGGCAAAATATGAAAGATTTTCCTACTATGACCTTTTGCACTCAACTGATAACTATAGTGAAAGCAATTTGCTTGGAGAAGGGAGCTTTGGTTCTGTTTACAAAGGTATCCTAAGTGATGGCATTGTTGTGGCTATCAAGGTATTCAACTTGCAAGTGGAAGGTGCATTAAAAAGCTTTGATAGAGAATGCGAGGTACTAAGGAGTTTACGCCATCGAAATCTTACAATGGTGCTCGGTAGCTGCTCCAACCCTGATTTTAAAGCCTTGGTACTCAAATACATGCCTAATGGGAATCTTGATAAGTGGTTGCACTTTCGTGACCATTTCTTAGATCTATTTCAAAGAGTAAATATAATGATTGATGTTGCTTGTGCATTGGAATATCTACATTATGGTTATGATACTCCTGTG ATATGGTTGCTCATGTAA
- the LOC113771118 gene encoding LRR receptor-like serine/threonine-protein kinase GSO1: protein MAASNGNITADQSALLAFRDRMITSDSHKILPKNWSVTSSVCDWMGVTCDAHQRRVTGLNISKMNLTGTLPPQLGNLSFLVSLDISSNNFHGELPRELVHLRRLRYLDFGINNLGGELPSWFGSLYKLRYLSLRNNSFTGSIPPSISNMSNLETLWLSCNSIEGTVPTEFQNLHNLKNLIIESNQLSGPLPFHAFNLSSMESVSFLNNSLSGIFPDDICHRLQKLTWLSLAENNLIGRIPSTVSQCSLLRYLALFGNHFTGSIPNGIGNLTMLEDLYLQMNNLTGAIPTEIGDLAMLTELDFDNNKLTGGIPEKIGNLHKLEELHLHNNTLSGSIPATIFNISSLKTIQLCQNKFSGTIPLTMSNKLSNLQYFNIYNNFLSGVIPSFISNASRLVTLSLDNNELTGSIPDSLGSLRNLEYLNLAFNKLSSEPSSPELSIFTFLMTWRFLKYLGVDQNPLNGFLPASFSNYSTLEHLNAFSCKIKGNIPVGISNLSSLLVLDFSGNELIGSVPRTMHSLANLQMFYLDSNQVRDVLDIFCGLHSLGLLDLSQNQFFGSIPECLGNMTNLRQIFLDSNRLTSVIPAKLLSMKNLEILNLSSNFISGSLPLEIGNLKATYSLDLSANQLLGIIPTTIGELQALQNLSLAKNNLQGSIPESFSHMVSLEFLDLSHNNLSGVIPKSMEALKSLKECNVSFNRLSGEIPRDGPFRNFTGQLFMNNEGLCGDPRLGVPPCQCNSRKRKVLVISLSVIAAIMIIAIVAILVLRWLKEPKGSGGTELMSVAKYERFSYYDLLHSTDNYSESNLLGEGSFGSVYKGILSDGIVVAIKVFNLQVEGALKSFDRECEVLRSLRHRNLTMVLGSCSNPDFKALVLKYMPNGNLDKWLHFRDHFLDLFQRVNIMIDVACALEYLHYGYDTPVIWLLM from the exons ATGGCAGCCAGCAACGGTAATATTACAGCTGATCAATCAGCGCTTCTTGCTTTTAGAGATCGCATGATCACTTCAGATTCTCACAAAATCTTGCCAAAAAACTGGTCAGTTACCTCCTCCGTCTGTGATTGGATGGGAGTCACCTGTGACGCTCATCAACGTAGAGTGACTGGCTTGAATATCTCAAAGATGAACCTTACTGGTACCTTACCTCCTCAACTTGGGAACCTGTCCTTTCTGGTTTCCCTTGACATTAGCAGCAACAATTTCCACGGAGAATTGCCTCGTGAGTTAGTTCACTTGCGCAGATTGAGATACCTTGATTTTGGGATCAACAATCTCGGTGGAGAGCTTCCCTCCTGGTTTGGTTCTTTATACAAACTCCGATACCTGTCCCTCAGAAACAATAGCTTTACGGGTTCTATCCCGCCTTCCATCTCTAACATGTCAAACTTGGAAACTTTATGGTTGTCTTGCAATTCAATTGAGGGGACCGTTCCAACAGAATTTCAGAATCTTCAtaatttgaagaatttgattaTTGAGAGTAATCAGCTTTCCGGTCCTTTGCCTTTCCATGCCTTCAATCTTTCCTCAATGGAAAGCGTTTCCTTCCTGAATAACAGCCTATCTGGCATTTTTCCGGACGACATCTGTCACCGCCTTCAGAAACTTACATGGCTTAGTCTAGCAGAGAACAATTTGATCGGTCGAATACCTTCAACGGTGTCACAGTGTTCACTGCTTCGGTATCTTGCCTTGTTTGGGAACCATTTCACTGGATCCATACCTAACGGAATCGGGAACTTGACAATGCTGGAGGACCTATACCTGCAGATGAACAATTTAACAG GTGCAATTCCAACTGAAATAGGGGATTTAGCTATGTTGACAGAGTTAGATTTTGACAACAACAAATTGACAG GTGGAATACCTGAAAAGATTGGGAACCTTCACAAATTGGAGGAGCTTCATTTACACAACAATACATTATCGGGTTCCATACCAGCAACAATTTTTAACATCTCATCTCTCAAAACAATTCAACTCTGCCagaacaagttttcaggaactATTCCTTTGACAATGAGTAATAAGCTAAGCAATCTGCAGTATTTTAATATTTACAATAATTTCTTGAGTGGAGTTATACCTAGCTTCATCTCAAATGCTTCTCGGCTAGTTACTTTGTCGCTTGACAATAATGAGCTTACAGGTTCAATCCCCGACTCTTTAGGAAGTTTAAGAAATCTAGAATATCTAAACTTGGCTTTCAACAAGCTGTCAAGTGAACCCTCATCTCCAGAATTAAGCATTTTCACTTTCTTGATGACTTGGAGATTCTTGAAATATCTAGGAGTGGATCAGAATCCTCTAAATGGTTTTCTACCTGCTTCTTTTTCTAACTATTCGACTCTGGAACACTTGAATGCATTCAGTTGTAAAATCAAAGGAAACATCCCAGTCGGAATCAGCAATTTGAGCAGTTTACTAGTTCTAGATTTTTCAGGTAATGAATTGATTGGATCTGTCCCAAGAACTATGCATAGTCTGGCAAATCTTCAGATGTTTTACTTGGACTCCAATCAAGTAAGAGATGTCTTGGACATTTTCTGTGGATTACATAGTTTGGGGTTGTTAGACTTGAGCCAAAATCAATTCTTTGGTAGTATTCCAGAATGCTTAGGAAATATGACAAATTTGAGACAAATTTTTCTAGACTCCAACAGGTTGACTTCCGTGATACCTGCTAAACTATTGAGCATGAAAAATCTCGAAATTCTCAAcctttcatcaaatttcataagTGGATCGTTACCTTTGGAGATTGGGAACCTCAAAGCAACGTACAGTTTGGATCTCTCGGCTAATCAATTGTTAGGCATTATTCCTACTACAATTGGGGAGCTGCAAGCTTTACAGAATCTTTCATTGGCAAAAAATAATTTGCAGGGCTCTATACCAGAATCATTTAGCCATATGGTCAGCTTGGAATTCTTGGACCTTTCACACAATAATCTCTCCGGCGTGATACCCAAGTCAATGGAGGCACTCAAATCTCTCAAGGAATGCAATGTTTCTTTTAATAGATTAAGCGGCGAAATTCCTCGAGACGGTCCCTTCAGAAACTTTACAGGTCAATTGTTCATGAACAACGAAGGACTCTGTGGTGACCCAAGGCTTGGTGTTCCACCATGTCAGTGtaattcaagaaaaagaaaggtaCTTGTCATTAGTCTATCAGTGATTGCAGCAATAATGATAATAGCAATTGTAGCAATATTGGTTCTAAGGTGGTTGAAGGAGCCAAAGGGTTCAGGTGGAACAGAGTTGATGTCAGTGGCAAAATATGAAAGATTTTCCTACTATGACCTTTTGCACTCAACTGATAACTATAGTGAAAGCAATTTGCTTGGAGAAGGGAGCTTTGGTTCTGTTTACAAAGGTATCCTAAGTGATGGCATTGTTGTGGCTATCAAGGTATTCAACTTGCAAGTGGAAGGTGCATTAAAAAGCTTTGATAGAGAATGCGAGGTACTAAGGAGTTTACGCCATCGAAATCTTACAATGGTGCTCGGTAGCTGCTCCAACCCTGATTTTAAAGCCTTGGTACTCAAATACATGCCTAATGGGAATCTTGATAAGTGGTTGCACTTTCGTGACCATTTCTTAGATCTATTTCAAAGAGTAAATATAATGATTGATGTTGCTTGTGCATTGGAATATCTACATTATGGTTATGATACTCCTGTG ATATGGTTGCTCATGTAA
- the LOC113771119 gene encoding LRR receptor-like serine/threonine-protein kinase FLS2, giving the protein MDLDNSNGDWESKQIEDSGNQQQSAFRFFATEVFNISSLETIDFAGNSQSGSLPVSICSRLQRLKWLDLFYNKLSGMIPASLSKCSKLRVLGLSYNNFSGVMPEEVGNLTALQELYLGSIPEEFGNLKYLEVLNMDFNSLTGSIPAQIFNISTLQILGLEGNKLSGRLPPSMGYGLINLEELCLNMNECDGVIPPSISNASKLTVLVLNSNRFSGPVPNSIGDLRLLRRLILYENHLATEPSSRELSFINYLTNSWTPSIGVRHLQKLQGLSLTSNQLSGSIPNSLCELKSLYKLYLKANQLRGSITSCLSNVSSLREIFFDGNFLNSSIPAGLWNLTDLLYLDLSSNLLSGSLPQEVQNLKAITLLGPRNHLSGSIPSSIGGLQSLANLSLAQNQFEGPIPDSHGHIISLEVLDLSNNNLSGPIPKSLEVLSYLTHLNLSFNHLGGEIPSGGPFENFTHESFMCNGELCGAQRFHVPPCWSHKKVFHMLGIILSITAAVIAVAKEE; this is encoded by the exons ATGGATCT GGACAATTCCAATGGAGATTGGGAATCTAAACAAATTGAAGATAGTGGAAATCAACAACAATCAGCTTTCCGGTTCTTTGCCACGGAGGTGTTCAATATTTCGTCATTGGAGACTATTGATTTTGCTGGTAATAGCCAATCTGGTAGTCTTCCAGTCAGCATATGTTCCCGTCTTCAAAGACTCAAATGGCTTGATCTTTTCTATAACAAATTAAGTGGTATGATACCAGCATCCTTATCCAAATGTTCAAAGCTTCGTGTACTGGGGTTGTCATACAACAACTTTAGTGGAGTGATGCCAGAAGAAGTTGGGAATTTGACGGCACTCCAGGAACTATATCTTG GTAGCATTCCAGAAGAGTTTGGCAACCTAAAGTATCTAGAAGTACTTAATATGGACTTCAATAGCCTAACTGGATCCATACCCGCTCAAATTTTCAACATCTCAACACTGCAAATATTGGGCCTTGAGGGCAATAAGCTTTCTGGAAGACTTCCGCCCTCCATGGGTTATGGATTAATCAACCTCGAAGAACTTTGTCTCAATATGAATGAGTGTGATGGAGTAATACCACCCTCAATCTCAAATGCATCTAAATTAACTGTGTTGGTCTTGAATTCAAACAGATTTAGTGGTCCAGTTCCAAACTCTATTGGGGACCTAAGACTTCTAAGACGGCTGATTCTCTATGAAAATCATTTGGCAACTGAACCTTCATCAAGAGAATTGAGTTTTATCAATTACTTGACAAATT CGTGGACCCCTTCCATCGGAGTGAGACACTTGCAAAAACTCCAAGGTTTAAGTTTGACATCCAATCAACTGAGTGGTTCAATTCCAAATAGTCTTTGCGAGTTAAAGAGCTTATACAAATTGTATCTGAAAGCAAATCAGCTTCGTGGGTCAATAACATCATGCTTAAGCAATGTTAGTTCGCTGAGAGAAATTTTCTTTGATGGAAACTTCTTAAACTCAAGCATTCCTGCTGGCTTATGGAACCTCACCGATCTCTTGTATTTGGATTTGTCCTCTAATTTACTGAGTGGCTCACTACCTCAAGAAGTTCAAAATTTGAAGGCAATAACACTATTGGGTCCAAGAAATCATCTTAGTGGAAGTATTCCAAGTTCCATTGGAGGTTTGCAAAGTCTAGCCAACCTTTCTTTAGCACAAAATCAGTTTGAGGGACCTATTCCAGACTCACACGGTCATATTATAAGCTTGGAGGTTTTGGACCTATCCAATAACAATCTATCAGGTCCCATCCCAAAGTCCTTGGAGGTACTCTCATATCTCACTCATCTTAATCTTTCTTTCAACCACTTAGGAGGAGAAATTCCCTCTGGTGGTCCTTTTGAGAACTTCACACACGAATCATTCATGTGTAATGGTGAATTGTGTGGAGCCCAAAGATTTCATGTTCCTCCATGTTGGAGTCACAAAAAAGTATTTCACATGTTAGGCATTATATTGAGTATAACAGCAGCAGTAATTGCTGTTGCAAAGGAAGAATGA